In the Drosophila teissieri strain GT53w chromosome 3R, Prin_Dtei_1.1, whole genome shotgun sequence genome, TCCTTGTTCCTTTTTTCCGATCCTGTCGCAGGTGGCTCGTTTTAGTGTTTCAGTCTCCGAGGGGAAAGAGGGCTTGCGTGCCTTTTCCGCGACACAGAGATTTCTCCGGGCTTGGTGTACCAATTTTATAGTTTCCGGATCAAAAGATCACATCCTGCGGGAAATATGACAGGATGCTTAGTTGACTTTGGTGGGAAAGTTTCATTGCGTTTCGTAATAGTCCCCAAAACATTATCCTGGTTCCTTGTGGTTAGCTAATGATATGTTTTGTCATGTGAAAAACAGAAGTAAGAATTGTCACATGGGGAGCGTTGGGCTAAGGGAAATACCAGAATCAATTGTGTAAGAACTTATTAAGACAGCACAATGAGAAGTTCAGACTTGTGATTTTCTGGAAAAAAGGATGGAAAACTCTTCAAGCAGCTTGTCGTGCTTCAGTAATATGTTATGTAAAATGATATCAAATGTCTGTCAAGCACACACTGAAATTTGTTGAAATACTTGTTACCAAATACCAATTTATACATACTATTATACTTATAAAGACTTTCCGAAATTCTCGTTTCATTTGGCACTGCCCCCTTACCATGCATCGATGGTTCTTTGCCACCGATCGGGAGGAGTGTGAGCAGAAGCCCGAGGAAGACGAACTTAGTAACGCTCCGGAGGCACGAGAGGCACCACCTGCACCTCCAGTTCCGACCACAGAGTGGCCCTTCTGTGTGGTCTACCACCATCCACTCAAAGGGAATGAGTATGTAGCCATCAGTGGCAACTGTCCCTCTCTCGGGAACTGGGATCCCAAGAAGGTGTTCATCCTGGAAAAGAACGAGTGCATCAACTGCCTATGCACGTGCTGTCAGTTCGATGCAATCTTGGAGATACCCCGTAACATCGACATCCACTATCGGTACTGCGTTGTGGTCCTTGATCCCCAGACGAAAGATGTGTATATCCGCTTCTGGGAGTCGCAACTGATTCCCAGAGTGATTCGCACTTGCCAGAACATGCTAAAGCGTTGCGACACCTTGGGAAAACCACACGACGATGATGAGGCCAACCAGGTGGACCGCGGTTGGGCCACCACCGAAACCATTCTCCATCTGAAGATCTTCAATGCTCCATTCAGCTGGCAGCGCCAGAAACAGAGACTTCTGTACGTCCATGTGCAGCCGATGTTTGAGGTTCCGGAGAATCCGTGCATCGAACCAGCCGATCCCCTCAAAATGGTTTCATCGGAAACCCGCATATCGCGTTATCTGGCCCAGCAAAAAATGAAGGGAGAAACCCGGCAATTTCGAATGGCCGAAGTCGAGGTTGTCAATCTGAACTCCCAAAATCCGTTGGCCTCGCAGCCACCGTTCGGAGTTCGATGTGGGCCGGAGGACATGGAGTTATTCCATTGTTCCATCGCTTTCCCAGAGGAGACGCTCTACCGCCTGGATCTGTACACATACGCCCACAAAGCAGGTTCCGATGAACCACCATATCACTACGGTTACGGATTCCTGATGCCAGATCAGCTGCTGGACACCGAAGGCTCTGCCCGGGTGAAGATCACCTGCGCCTCCACCCACCGTCCACTGATGGAGATGTGTGTGCGCTACTTATGGATTCGACCCTTGCCCAATTTCCGTTGCGACTTGAGTCACAGCTACGAGCGATACTGGCGCAAGAATCGCCTGTGCATGAACATCGGTCACAAAGGATCGGGAAATACGTACCGGTTGGGATCGGACTTGGTGAGGGAGAATACCTTGTATGGTTTCAAGCAGGCGGTTTTGGCCAATGCGGACATGGCGGAAATGGATGTCCAGCTCACGCAGGATGCCCAAGTGGTGGTGTATCACGATTTTGTACTGCGATTTCTGCTTCAGAGAATGCCTAGCGTTGAGGATCTCCTGGATAATCAGGATCTGCTCGTATTTGCCTACGAGAATCTTAACAGGCTTATGCTGCTCGCCATGGGTGGATCCAAACGAAAGGATCTCATTGCCGTTCCCCTGGAGGCATTTACCTACGATCAGCTGAAGCAGGTGAAGGTCCTGCGATTCGCTGGTAGCAAAGGCTGCGAGATGTCCTGTGATCGAATGTTGCAAGAGCAGCGCCCCTTTCCCCTGCTTCTTGATCTCTTGGATGAGGAGAACCTGCACGTCGCCATGGGCTTCCTCATCGAGATCAAGTGGCCCCAGATGACCAATGTGCGGCGTTGGGAGAGCGGCAGCTTCAAGCCCACCTTCGATCGAAACTTCTATGTGGATACCATCTTGGAGATAGTTTTGAACAAGGCAGGAAGGCGGCGCATCGTCTTCTGCAGCTTCGATGCCGACATCTGTGCCATGGTTCGGTTCAAGCAGAATGTATATCCCGTGACTCTACTGCTGGAGGATCCGCACTCGCCGGTTCAGTATGCAGACCAAAGGGTAGGCGTCCAGAAGTTTGCGGTGAGGTTTTGCGATAGTCTGGAGTTCCTGGGGCTGACGCTTCATGCTAACTCGCTACTGAACAAGCCCTCGACAATGGCATACCTGCGCCAGATCAATATGGAAGCTTTTGTCTATGGTAGTTCCACCACTGACCTGGAGATCCGCGAAAGGCTGAAGAGGCACGGAGTGAAGGGAATCATCTACGATCGCCTCGACCAACTGGACCAAGTGGGCGAGGAGCTGGAGGGGGACACCATGTGCACCATTGACTCTGTGACCACAAGGCGCGTGATCCGGGAGACGGAGGTGGAGGAGTGGGCCCAGAAGTGTGGCTACAAGCCGGGAAACTCCATCACCGTGCATAACATTTACATCGACTGATGGTTTATCCCACATTCTAGTTGTACCCCGCCAGCGAATAAAGTATCCAAAGTTATGTGCCCTGTGATAACAGTCCAAATCCCGGTCCTGTAATCACCAGCCAACGTCCAAGTCGAACCATAAAGACAAAGGGGCATTACACGACTAAGCCGAGAATATCCCACCAGACCAACGCCAAAGTAACGACAATTGTCAACAGAAGGACCCAAAGGACTGGAGGGCTAACCCCTTCGCACACCCCCCGCGaattggcaaacttttttcgcaAACACTCGCGCTGCGGATGATAAGCTCATGTGAACTATTGCCGGCTAGATAAACAAAGGACCTCCGGATGCGGAAGCTGTTGGCAGGAGAAGGGGTTAAGACGGTGCGGTCCAAAGTCCCGTTGGGCGGTCAAACGACACGGCATCGTAAATGATATCCCGTGGCGAATGGGTGTCCTTTATAGGCCAGTGCACACTTTAGCAACACTCCGTCGAGGCCGGTCGCTCGTCTTGGGCGCAGCCCAACCCCTTCTTGCGTCCTGCCGTGGTATTAATATCCTTTTGCATGCGACTCACACCGTCGCGAAGACGTTCTCTCAGTGGGATGTGGGTTTGGTTGTTGTGCAACTTCCCCCATCCCATTGTGCtatttatcataatttttcaatttaacaCTGCCATACACGAGGGACACACAGCTCATATCCTTCTTCCTGGCGTATAGTTTCCAATGTTTACTTGCGCAAACATCCTTTGACGAACTTTGCCCATTGTCCAGACTTCCAGACTTCGCTTTGATGATGTGGCTTAGCCGTACCTTTGCTTTTTTGCATTCTCATCGATTCCGTCTTTCGCCATAGCTGTCCATGTGTGTTTGTCCTGCCCAGGAAGGACATCGCTTCCGATCCTGCAGCCATCGCCCGTTAAGGATGACGTTATTAATGAGCATTTTGACACTTACGTCTTGACATTTGCACAGCTGGCCGTTTGTCTAAGGACTTTTGGCGATTGCAGCGAGTGGAAAAGGTCAACTATCTGCTTTCTTTTCGGCGAATGctgtttgccatttaaataaatgtgtaattaTGTTTGCTTTAGCCAGGGATTTGGCCAACCTATCGGTTAAATTTGATTCTCGGTTCGATTCAAGGAAATATAAGTATGCTTATGTCGGCATaggtatgtaaatatgtaaacagGATATGGGTGTAGAATGATTGACTATGATTGTCGCTCCATAACATTGACTTATTGGATAGAAGTAGGTATACAAATGAATGGGTAATTCTTTAATGTAATAAGAAGAAATAGTCGTAAGTTCTTAAGGAATCCCAATCTTAAGGAAGCCACCTgctttaaatgttaaaatatGTTCTTATCTTGGCATCCTTACCTCCTTCTGCCCAATAAGCTCTCTCCAAGAAGGTAATTGAATCTTATAtaccaaaatattaaaacaaattttcttgGCCCATGGGTCCCTCGGACACTGTCCGGTTCCAGCACACGGCAGCTGTCTTCGGGGCGATCGGATGACCACCCCATCCCGGTCGCTTCCAGCCCATTGCATTCCCTTGGTCTGGTCTTTGTCCGGGATTGTTTGCCTTCAATTTGACTACAAACCATAATTTATCTTTTCAGACGTGTTGGTCAGCGCGACAATGGCGGGCAAGGATTGCCAGCGACAAGGATTATTGATTATGCAAAGTGCCCGGTGCCCGGTGCCCAGGACAATGCCGGGAAAAACAAAGGCTTAAGCAAAGAGAAGAAAGGATTGCAAAGAAGTCTCAAGCTGAGCGAAGGGGTTGCTTTGGTTGCTTGGCTTGGTCTACTTGAACTGGCCAGCGGTCAGTGGAAGTTATGAAATGTCCGTGCCGGAATCTGATGAGCCGAGAAAGTATCCCCTTTCAGGACACAACGCGTGTGTTTTCGCCCATTAGAGAGATAATAGTTTTTGACATTGCTCGTCCGTTCGCCTCGGCTTCTCAACCTTTTCGGTGTTAATGGTCAGTTTCGCTATTTTGGCATGGTTAATTAATATCCAGATCCGGCAGAGTGTGAGAAAGTTGGAGGCAAAGGTGAGACTGGGCGAGGTGAGAGGCCCGAGCTGTTGACGGATGCTGATGGATTAGGGAAATAATTAATGGTTCCATTCCAATTCAACGGTACCTGACTGATAACTGGATCTGGGTCTTGACCACCAAATCGATGGCTATTACAGGGGTTAGAAGCCTTTGTTCAAACTAAACTGGTTCAATATTTATAACGATTTTTATAATTACCAGATAAGAATACATTTATACATTGTTTTCAAAAGAACTTCGTTTCTTTCCACTCCATTCAGCGTttatataaactataaaagatAGCATATTGAAGCAATATGGCTTCCCTTGTTCAAACTGATCAGTCGTAAGTACAAAGAGCTGTTttcagcaaataaaaaaacacatcAATTCCAATGAATTGGGGGAAGAATCTCGGGCTTCTTATTCGTTCCACAAGCTGTTTTCTTCTTGATGTTTCCACTCAGAGACCCAGTGTCGTTGCAGACAGTTGTTGATAAGAAGCATTTTGTTTCTACGAGTGCCTGATAAGCGCCATTCGAGAGAGCGACTGAGGCGAGGTCAATTGACCTGCTTTTAAGCAGAGACTTGTGCACGTCCGTTCATCAAAAAGTGCTTTCGAGATTGCCATCCCGCTACCTCAGCCTCCTCCTCGGACCAAAAAACCAGCCTCGCTAATCTATCAGTCGAGTGTCCgtctttgttttttctttcgttcTGTCGGACTGTCAATTTCCAGGccgaaaatgtaaacaaaccgAGAGCATAgagcaaaaatattaaaaaacttccACACGCTTATAACGA is a window encoding:
- the LOC122620664 gene encoding glycerophosphocholine phosphodiesterase GPCPD1, which encodes MHRWFFATDREECEQKPEEDELSNAPEAREAPPAPPVPTTEWPFCVVYHHPLKGNEYVAISGNCPSLGNWDPKKVFILEKNECINCLCTCCQFDAILEIPRNIDIHYRYCVVVLDPQTKDVYIRFWESQLIPRVIRTCQNMLKRCDTLGKPHDDDEANQVDRGWATTETILHLKIFNAPFSWQRQKQRLLYVHVQPMFEVPENPCIEPADPLKMVSSETRISRYLAQQKMKGETRQFRMAEVEVVNLNSQNPLASQPPFGVRCGPEDMELFHCSIAFPEETLYRLDLYTYAHKAGSDEPPYHYGYGFLMPDQLLDTEGSARVKITCASTHRPLMEMCVRYLWIRPLPNFRCDLSHSYERYWRKNRLCMNIGHKGSGNTYRLGSDLVRENTLYGFKQAVLANADMAEMDVQLTQDAQVVVYHDFVLRFLLQRMPSVEDLLDNQDLLVFAYENLNRLMLLAMGGSKRKDLIAVPLEAFTYDQLKQVKVLRFAGSKGCEMSCDRMLQEQRPFPLLLDLLDEENLHVAMGFLIEIKWPQMTNVRRWESGSFKPTFDRNFYVDTILEIVLNKAGRRRIVFCSFDADICAMVRFKQNVYPVTLLLEDPHSPVQYADQRVGVQKFAVRFCDSLEFLGLTLHANSLLNKPSTMAYLRQINMEAFVYGSSTTDLEIRERLKRHGVKGIIYDRLDQLDQVGEELEGDTMCTIDSVTTRRVIRETEVEEWAQKCGYKPGNSITVHNIYID